The following DNA comes from Triticum aestivum cultivar Chinese Spring chromosome 3D, IWGSC CS RefSeq v2.1, whole genome shotgun sequence.
GGGCACGCCGTGAATGGACATCGGCGATCGAATTTCATTAGCATGCAATGAAGGAAAACTTAGAGATGGGTACTATTTGAGAAGGAGTTTACTTACTTGTGAGCACGAGGCATGCATGGCGAAGTCACTGAAGCAACTCACGACGCACTGCTCGATCTCCAGCCCAAGCACGTCCAGCGCGGTCACCGTCGCGATCAGCGCTCCGGGCTTTGTCGAGCAGCAGATCTCAATGTTCGTGTCGCCTCCGGCTCGGTTCTCGACGTTTGCACATACCTTGGTGGAACTCCTCGTCGGCGTCTCCTCGTTGACACCGCTGGAGAAATTTTTGAGCAGGTTCAGCTCCTCGGGCGTGGTGCCGATCTCCTCCTCCAGGGTTTTAATCCGCTCGGTCAGTTCCTTGACGTAGTCTATGGTGTCCCCGAGGGTCGCAGTCCTATCCATCTGCAGTTCGATCGATCGGTTAATTAGATCTACACATGTTAATTAAGGTCCACAACTCACAAATAATTCGATATACAGAAATTAAGGGCGATGGAGCGGAGCATGGAGAGGCGGTCGTTGAGCCGCTTCCGGTGCCGCCTTTCCGCCATGAGGTTCTTTGACGGAGTTCCGCTTCCGGCATTGAGCTTGCTCTCCGGGTGGGTGCCGGAGGCCGGCATGCTTCTCATCCCCGAGCTCTCCCCGGCCCCTCCCCCGAACACAAACGTTGACGAGCTCGCAATAGGGTCACTGAGGGGAAGAGTGAGCGGCGCCTTGCCTGCAGCAGCCTGGACGACCGCAGGAGGG
Coding sequences within:
- the LOC123076075 gene encoding transcription factor BHLH3-like; its protein translation is MDICIAGPPTCTPPASAAPPAPATSNLSCPDRRVHSTISNGSLLSLDRRLVARFQQPMLPSPPAVRPHPHQEFNLNYLSEVCNPWRSCIPDPPAVVQAAAGKAPLTLPLSDPIASSSTFVFGGGAGESSGMRSMPASGTHPESKLNAGSGTPSKNLMAERRHRKRLNDRLSMLRSIALNFCKMDRTATLGDTIDYVKELTERIKTLEEEIGTTPEELNLLKNFSSGVNEETPTRSSTKVCANVENRAGGDTNIEICCSTKPGALIATVTALDVLGLEIEQCVVSCFSDFAMHASCSQAEGRRQVISTDEIKQALLRSAGYGRRYL